The following coding sequences lie in one Mangifera indica cultivar Alphonso unplaced genomic scaffold, CATAS_Mindica_2.1 Un_0060, whole genome shotgun sequence genomic window:
- the LOC123207128 gene encoding uncharacterized protein LOC123207128, which translates to MTEQPASLTAPPPRQGPLLHKQHSWSPDIYRDEAWLRRKARNIKNKRSKNLTDEDLDELKACIELGFGFDTQVDQRLSDTLPALGLYYAVNKHYNDTVSKSPPSLSMASDSESSPSSLGSPHIIFSSGDDDPKTVKTRLRQWAQVVACSVRQCS; encoded by the exons ATGACAGAACAACCAGCATCACTCACGGCACCGCCACCACGACAGGGGCCGTTGTTGCACAAACAACACTCGTGGTCGCCTGATATTTATCGGGATGAGGCCTGGCTTAGACGTAAAGCTCGTAACATCAAAAACAAGAGAAGCAAGAACCTTACAGACGAGGACCTTGATGAACTCAAAGCTTGTATTGAGTTGGGCTTTGGGTTTGACACTCAAGTTGATCAACGCTTGTCCGATACTTTGCCTGCTTTAGGACTTTATTATGCCGTTAACAAGCATTACAATGATACTGTTTCAAAGTCACCGCCGTCTTTATCAATGGCGTCTGATTCTGAATCGTCACCCTCTTCGTTGGGCAGCCCTCATATAATATTCAGCTCTG GTGATGACGATCCCAAGACGGTGAAGACGAGATTGAGGCAGTGGGCTCAGGTGGTGGCTTGCTCTGTGCGGCAGTGTTCATAA